The stretch of DNA ccgccccgcccccacatataacatcacaatctagcgactggggtgcccagctccagtgagcacctaaggctccgccccccacagtaacaagaacaaccagaccagaaaaaaaaaaaggagagacggggaaaaaaaaatatgttttcaacagagcagatcagtcccccaggactcatccttttgagcgaccaagaattagccaatctatcagattcgcagttcaaaacactggtgatcagaaagctcatggaactggtggattttggatgaaatctagatgaaagaatgcagattaccataaaacagatgcaggaagacacgcggaggagagccaatagtgaaaggaaggaatatgagtctcaaaacaatacagtggaccagaaggaagatagaatcaaccaagcaggaaagcatgatgaaataagaattcaaaaaattgaggaaaagattaagagcatccaagacacctttaaacgttccaatatccgaattataggggtaccagaattggaaggggaaaagcgacagattgagcacgtatttgaacaaataataaaggagaacttccccaatctggcaaagggaacagtcttccaagaaatccaagaagctcagagagccccaaagaagttggacccaagaagaaacacaccaaggcacatcataattacattagccaaggtaaaaacgaaggagagaatcctagaagcagcaagaggtaaggggacagtaacctacaaaggagttcccatcagactgtcagctgatttctccaaggaggccttacaggcaagaaggggctggaaagaaatattccaagtcatgaaagacaaggacctacatcccagattgctctatccagcaaagctctcatttagaatggaagggcagataaagtgcttctcagataaggtcaagttaaaggagttcatcatcaccaagcccttattttatgaaatgctaaagggacttatttaagaaaagaagataaagaaaagacatgtatagtaaaaggacagcaaactcacaaatattaacaaccacacctaaagcaaaaccaaaagaaactaagtaaacaattagaactggaacagaaccacagaaatggaggacacatggaggggtagcagcaggggggtgggaggaggagagagggggaaaaggtatagagaataagtagcacagaatgtaggttgaaaatagatagggggagggcaagaatagtacgggaaatgtagaagctaaagaactcataagtatgacacatggacatgaactaaagggggaaatgtggggtgggagaggagtacagggtggaggggagagaaggggggaaatgggacaactgtaatagcataatcaataaaatatattaaaaaaattgtataaacTTGAGGAAAGTTGTTTGGTAAAACTAATCTAAGTCACAAAATGGTTTATGGTTACTCTAAAAAGCCTGCTTTGGGAATTCATCCTAAGTAAAGAATTCCACAGGATGAAAAAACTATACTCAAAAAtgttattgtagcattattttttgtgttttatttggaaATGAACAAAAGTTTATTGAAACTGGTTTTGGGGATGATGGCTGGGTGGATACTTGAGGGTTTTCCAAAGAGAACTAGGTATTGTGCTTTAGGCTtctcaaaagacattttttacatgtacattatgcagggtccagcagaaaGTAAGGCGTGCTTcagtggttggtagggtatgtgagtGTCTCACAAGAGGTGGACAGCAATTTGctcatttcacctaaaatgtcatatagtgtgcttgagtgtgatattgttatgttatatatgtaattctaattacatacttatgatttgggaataaaggattttgtaataaaagaggggcgttatttgtgctgcacCCTATATGCGTCTGCCTGACTGTCTCTCATTgtctataatttaaaatgtgttatttttatagcTGTTATTCTTGGACACACAAGTAAATCAACATGTATATTCaaaagatgtttcttttttttaagattttatttatttatttttagagaggggaagggaaggagaaagagagggagagaaacatcagtgtgtggttgcctctcacatgccccctactggggacctggcctgcaactcaggcatgtgccctgactgggaagagaacctgcgaccctttggttcacaaggctggtactcaatccactgagccacaccagccagggctcaaaagatGTTTATTTCTGACAAGTAAAATGGTTAAGATTAATTTATCCCTTTATCTAAAGAAacattaacatttatatatataaaagtatgcTGTTTAGTTGTAGATCTCATTTTGAAAGTGTTTCTTATATATACAGTATAATacacctttttattttgtataaagtTATCAAAATCTTAAAAGTACTGTAAGATGAATGGAATTTAAAGATCAACTGTATTAGTACAATGTTCATGTTAATGTTTACTCATGTAGATAGTGCAAAATACTACCTAATTAGTGCAGTTGGTCAATTTTTAGTGCTTTAATTTTCTGTTATTGTAAACCATGCATAAAATGCTTGCCTGTTGAGAAGTGCAGAATTGTCAGAGCTTAAACAGCTGACAGCTGCTTACTcttgtagaagaaaaaaaaaagaacaacaagccATTTCAGCCTAATCTACTTCAAATGTGTTCATGTAAATGGAGGTCCACCTATTGATCTGTATGCTTTTTAGCTCAGGATTGGTCCACACTGTTTATGAAACCAGGAAAGCAGATTTGAAACACAGATGTCGAGACAGTGAAGTACCCTCTcccctttttttctctgctgtatCTGTGAGGGTGAAAAATGGGCTGCATGTACAAGGATCAGTCGCTCATACGCAATTACTTTTCCTGGATCCACAGAACTGTCACAAGCTGTGGTGGATGCAGGAGCAGTTCCTCTTCTAATACTCTGTATCCAGGAGCCAGAAATTGCTTTGAAAAGGATTGCTGCTTCGGTCCTCAGTGATATTTCAGAGCATTCTCCAGAGTTAGCACAGACAGTAGTGGATGCAGGAGCAATTGCTCACTTAGCCCGGATGATTCTGAACCCTAATGCGAAATTGaaggtatttaaaaatgttaaaaaacagaCTTCTGTTAATCTAAGAAAATGGAATTGTGTATAGATTgatattatatattcaaaataatttgtaaattatCATAGAGAACAGATGTGACTATATTATGTATTTGGTTTTCTAATATGTGAAAATTATGCTGTAAAGATTAGACAATAAAGACATGATTGGGGAAAATATGTGCAATGCTAAAAATTAGAAGTAGCATCAGTATTAACATTAATCACTAAAATAAGGAATCACATAATGATTGAATCTGAGGGTGGGAAGgcacttaaaatttttctagCTTACCACTATTACATTTAAGTTTCTTTGAAAATTgtcatatttatatttcttttctgtagCTTTCTAAAATCTGATTTTCAGTTAATAGTCACCAAGTATACTTTTATATGTTATTAGTTATATTCtacaaggttttaaaatttttaatgttagcTGAGCAATGAGAAGTTCTTTGAAATGTCAGCATCATGCTGAAAATGTTAGTTCTGCCTGATCTTTTTTGTACTATATCATCACATGTATTGTAAATGAACAATTTAAGTATTACATAGTTAAGAAACAGTATTTACCCAAAGGTCATATTCTTTGATCATCTATGATAGAGATTTAAACAGTCGACAGAGAACTAAGACATTTGAATTGGAAATTAGGGGATTTAAGAAGTTGAGTATTTAAGTATAAGACTAGGATGTGAATGTCTCAAGACTCAGAAATCTTAGCTTATGCTGGATAtgtaattgttttttctttttataaaagaatttgaCTGTGTAAAGCTGTTTAAATCATATCTGAACTCTGAAGGGAACTCTacctaatattttgttttattttggtttttgcttAACAGCGTCAGGTCCTTTCTGCTCTTGGTCAGATTGCAAAACATTCTGTGGATCTGGCAGAAATGGTGGTCGAAGCAGAGATTTTTCCAGTTGTACTTACCTGCCTGAAGGACAAAGATGAATACGTGAAGAAAAATGCTTCTACTTTGATTAGAGAGATTGCAAAACATACACCcgaggtaaaacaaaacaaaaaccaagcttTAAATACAACAATATTAGTCAGTTTTCATTGTTAGGTAAAACATCGATTTGTGTAAAAGACCTAGGTGCTGTGCCTCATGGTTTGGTTAGGGCAGGGTTTCTTATCCTCAGCACCATGGACATTTTGGACTAGATAACcctttgttggggggggggggggctgtcctgtACACTGCAGCATCTTTGGCCCCTGCCAATAGCATGCCTTCCCACCCTGTGATGATCAAAGAGTAGGTACTGTCTCTATATATTGCCAAATGTTTACCAAAAGACAAAAGTGGCCATTGTTGAGAACCCCACTGGCTTATCTCATTAGAGTTGGAGACAAAAATCTCAGTTTTAAActatttcccctttttatattTCTAGACTGTGGGGACCATAGTCCTTTGCCATTCTTGTCATTTCAAGTCAGCTGAGAGTAGTGAGAGGTTTTACAGTTCTGGGTGGGAGagacaccaggcccccagccccatgtAGCTGCTCTAGTAGCTGCTCTTACATGGTGTTTCCTACTCTGAGTTCCTAGATGCTAAAGGCATGGAGATGAAGCAAGCCTGGGTGGATTCTGAAGTTGTAtctttttctgtgtatattttgacTAATCAATTTCATTTTACTAAAGTTTATAGTCCTCATTATTTCATCTAACATCTTGGTTGAAATTTTTATGATTGGATATAATCAGCTAGTAATCATTGTTTGCAAAGGGGGGATAATTAGGCTAGAATATTTCAAGTCTGACATTATTGTCATTCAGCATTTAGTGATGAATCTGCTTCCACTCACACATCATGATTGGAGCTTTCAGTAGTTAGCTAGTTATGAACTAGCCCTAAGCTTAGTGTCTAGGTGGGGGATTTTGACAACCATTAGAATAGGGATAAAAGTTCTGCCATTAATGCATGAAAAGTTGAAGCACAGAGGAAGTGCCACACAGTGAATAtatctgtacatttaaaatagaattattacaccctgacttgtgtggctcagtgggttgagtgctggcctgtgaatcaaaaggttgctggtttgattcccagtcagggcacatgcctgggttttagggcaactgattgatgtttccttccttttccctctctctaaaaaataaataaaatcttttaaaaaataaaataaaatagggttATTATACTTGTATATTGCATTAATAAGTAATTTCAATAaatcatatttcaaattttacCAGATGTTTTTGGATCCTGAGTAAAAATGTTTGGCAATActaaagtaatatttaaagaGTATTTGATGCTTTCTGGTCCCAATTACCTagctctccttcctttcccttagCTTTCACAGTTAATAGTTAACACAGGAGGAGTTGCTGCCATCATCGACTGCATTGGGTCTTGCAAAGGAAGCATAAGGCTGCCTGGCATCATGATGCTTGGCTATGTGGCAGCTCACTCTGAGAACCTGGCAATGGCAGTGATCATTTCCAAGGTTTGCTCttgcttgattttcttttatttattgtagtGAGATATTCTAAGAATCACAGTAACTCTCCCCCATAGATTATAAAATATGACctaccagagggaaagaagcCTAAAGAATTTTTCAGCTTGTGTTCAAGGCTGATTAGTAAGTTTCTGAAAGCAATGCTAAAATATAGAAGGTTTATTTTGTAGGCAGTTTTAAGTTTTACTCAGCGTTTAAGATCTACAAAATATCAATTCCTCTGAGTATTATGATTACCCATTTTGAAATATTCAGTGTTTTGAAATATAGTTTATCTTGAAGGATTGActgtatatatttacaaagtgTAAAGCATACTTTGATTAAAGACATCACATACCCAGTAGtcattctcccctttcctgtcATTGGGTAGGAGACAACAATGGCTAGGACATCCCTTTTTATCTACTTTCCATCAGCTTTCATgaacttatttctctttttagatGAGGGCAATTCAGAGCACATGTCAGCTAGTGATGTTTTGTGTCTTGCTCTAGGAATTTTGTCTCATCTCAGTTTATAACTTGGTATTAACCCACCATACAGTGTAgccctgacacatagtaggtactcaaaaatattaattgaatgaataaatattgatCTCCCGAAGAACACTTCAAGGCTGTGTGCTTACAGTGTCTCTGGGAACCCTCTAGGATGTGAGTTTCTTATCAGCATAGAAAACCTGCTGTTGTATGTTGAACAGaactgtagattttttttatcccttgctaATCCTCAAAATAAAAGGAGGCCTCAGAtctttattttctacctattcCTTGATGATTCTTTGCTTTACTCGCTTTTTATCCTACACgtttctttttgttcttgtaTTACCAAAGACTATGACAAAGACTAGACCAGTAGTGCTGCTTTCTGAAGGGCCGCTGTGGGGATATTACTGGGATTTTTGATTCTTGGTTCTTTTGTGGATCGTCAGAAAGCTCACATGTAGCAAGAATGATGAAAGAAGCAGCTATTGCTTTTGCTTCCTATGTTTCCTCCCCAAACTAACCAGGAGGTGCTTCCCTCCTTTGGAGGAGGGTTGCTGCTGGCCTCTCCCACCTAGCTGTCTCTCAATTAGTTGAAGATCAAGGTGGCAGCAGAAGTTTTAGGCAAACCTACTTgtgtcattctttctttttcttacatagtaCTATAAGGACTAATAACAAATAGCATTTCACATTTCAATAATACTTCATAATTTTCAAAGTGCATTCGTCTCTCTTACTTTATTTGCTGTTCATAACAACCAAGGCAAGTAAGTCAAAGTTtggaggatgggagagaggaggCCAGTTATCCCTCCTGCTTCTTCAGTCTTGATACGTCCCAGAGTATGGACTCTCTGGAAAGTTGTTTCATTCTGAATACAGGTCTGACCTTTTGTATCGGCAGACAACCATTTTtagttggaaaaaaagaagtcaatgAAGAAATATGGCAAGTCTCTTCAGAAAATTGGTCTTAACCAAATTTACAGGTACAGGGGAAAAAAGTATATATGATCATTTGGCCCTTGCAATGGTAGCATGACAATGACATATTGCTATTGCAATGACATATTGCATTGCCAATGACCATATGGTAGCATGACAATATGACATTGGCTTTTGTGGTACTAAATTTGAGGTGATCATTATTATAATCTAAAATTAGTTAGAAAATTATTCCTACACAGAATCtggaattataattttatttggctATTTGATTCTTCCTTAGATATAGAAACCATCATGTCTTTTGGGTTTCTTAGttaattctgttttgattatttaGATAAAACTGAAACCTAAAGTGCAATATGTAAGCACACATTATCTGTGTAACAAAAGTAATTCTTTATACTTCGACATTCAATCATGTTAAAATGggcaaaactgtcatttaaaagttgaccaaaattaatgaaaatttatttactattttaggAAAGGTTTTAGTAAATATGTTTAATCTAAAAGTTACTTAAATAGAATTCTGGCTCATATTATTCATTGGATTTCAAATAGTAGTTATTTTGTTGTTAGATTTATTATATAGTGAAAAGGCAATTTTAAAGTATTCTAAATTAACTTTCTtaacaagggaaaataaaaggttttaaaatctAAGCATTTTAAATTTGTCAAAGTGGAATCTGGTTTTGCCTGTGTACTAATCTGTGGTATCCGTTGTTTGATTAAATGTCTCTGTATTTGGGGAGTAAATGCTAGCAGAGATAGTCCTAGTTTAGTTGGATTGTAACAGATAATTAAGGTAAATTAGTTCTAGCCATTTTATTGACTTGAAAAATGTCAGCCCCTGTGATGTGCTCATTTATTGAACCATCTAGGAAAAAAAAGGATCAAAGCCAAAATGATTTCCTTTAATCTTTAAGAGACATGGAAGACCCCTTACTCTCCTGCTCTGGAGACATAACACCTGCTTGCTCTTTTGATCAACGCTGCAGGGTGTGCCCCAGTTGTCAGTCTGCTTGTCAGAAGAACCAGAAGATCATATTAAGGCTGCCACTGCCTGGGCCTTGGGACAGATTGGGAGACACACTCCGGAGCATGCGCGGGCTGTCGCAGTCACAAACACTTTGCCAGTTCTGCTTTCTCTGTACATGTCAGCAGAAAGCTCTGAGGATCTTCAAGTAAAAGTAAGTGCTTAATTCTTAGTGTTTCATGAAGGTTTGTTAGATTTTGACTCATTCttaaaaacatgtaatttaaaaGGGTTTAATTTTCATTATGGACAATATTGCTTTTGTGAGtcaagaaataacaaatttattaGAAGAACTGAGGAGATTCTTCTTTGAAAACAGGATATCCTTGTCTCTAAAAAATCAGTGATGTATTTTCAAGAAAGTTTTCTGCACTTGCAAAGTTGTTTGTAAAATGGATATCTGGTTGTTGCCTTCTACATTCCTGCTGACTTTTCTTATAAAATAGGAATTGAAGAATAATAGAATTTTTGAGTTAGAATTGGCTGCAGAGAACTGTAGTccttcttacattaaaaaattgagTCCACATGAATTTAAAGTGCTAACAGAAATAATATTACTGGATAGGAGGGGTTCCTGAAGCCATGATCCACCTCTCCTAACTCTAAGTCCACCTTGTcttttaattatatgtcttaaATTTGttccttgaaagaaaaatgtccatAGTATTCACtaagttaaacattttaaaatatgcatttaaaaatccaGCTTTCTGAAAAAAGTATTACTAGCTactaaaaggattaaaaaaacatgaatataaaattGGATGggttatttaataattatagaatttcaaagaaagaaaatgtttcccaTCATACTATTAGGAAAACatgtaacttttttattgttgttcagttacagtagTCCCAGTGttccctcattgctctcccctgcccctcccaaccCCCGCTctctcagtcagtccccaccctgttgtccgttaccatgggtcctttataatgtttcttgactagacccttccccatctttcccccattatccacccCCCCCTACTCCCCTCTGGTTtgctccttatttccatgtctctggttctattttgctcatttgtttgttttgttgattaggttccacttataggtgagattatatggtatttgtctctctgaaAGGAGAGACATTCCaaattcatggattagaagattcaatattgttaagatggcagtACTCTCAAAATTTATctatatattcaacacaatctctattaaaatccCAGCTGGCTTCACTgtcgcctccccaccccccactgaaaagctgattctaaaattcacatggaaatgcaaaggacccaGACTatccaaaataatcttgaaaaaaactCACACTgcctaatttcaaaacttactccAAAGCTACGGTAATAAAGATAGTGTGGAACTTACTTATAGAAAGATATATATCAGTGTAATTGAATTGAGAATCTGAAATAGACTCTTTCTTGGTTAATTGATTATTCACAAAGGTGCTAAGGcaatttaatgtgaaaaaaataatatttttagcaaATGATAATGAGACAATCATATCCTCATACAAAAATATGAATCTGAACCCTTATTTTATACCATATACCAGAAATGActtaaaatggatcatagatATAAATATGAGTTTAAGATGATAAAATTCTTAGAGAAAACATAGGAGTAAATATCTGTACCTTGGATAAGGCATTAATTTGTTAGATATGACACCTAAGAAACCACAAGTGATAGAGAAAATGTTGATAAATTggttttcatcaaaattaaaaacctgtatgcttcaaaagacaccattaagaagaagatgaaaagagttGGAAAAACATTTGCAA from Phyllostomus discolor isolate MPI-MPIP mPhyDis1 chromosome 1, mPhyDis1.pri.v3, whole genome shotgun sequence encodes:
- the SPAG6 gene encoding sperm-associated antigen 6 isoform X4; protein product: MSQKHVLQVFEQYQKARTQFVQTVAELATRPKNIETLQNAGVMSLLRPLLLDVVPTIQQTAVLALGRLANYNDDLAEAVVKGDILPQLVYSLAEQNRFYKKAAAFVLRAVGKHSPQLAQAIVDCGALDTLVICLEDFDPGVKEAVAWALGNIARHNAELSQAVVDAGAVPLLILCIQEPEIALKRIAASVLSDISEHSPELAQTVVDAGAIAHLARMILNPNAKLKRQVLSALGQIAKHSVDLAEMVVEAEIFPVVLTCLKDKDEYVKKNASTLIREIAKHTPELSQLIVNTGGVAAIIDCIGSCKGSIRLPGIMMLGYVAAHSENLAMAVIISKGVPQLSVCLSEEPEDHIKAATAWALGQIGRHTPEHARAVAVTNTLPVLLSLYMSAESSEDLQVKSKKAIKNILQKCTYLPALEPFLYDAPPNILKYVVGQFSKVLFSWIFRYTFAESGQLSTSY
- the SPAG6 gene encoding sperm-associated antigen 6 isoform X3: MPRFYKKAAAFVLRAVGKHSPQLAQAIVDCGALDTLVICLEDFDPGVKEAVAWALGNIARHNAELSQAVVDAGAVPLLILCIQEPEIALKRIAASVLSDISEHSPELAQTVVDAGAIAHLARMILNPNAKLKRQVLSALGQIAKHSVDLAEMVVEAEIFPVVLTCLKDKDEYVKKNASTLIREIAKHTPELSQLIVNTGGVAAIIDCIGSCKGSIRLPGIMMLGYVAAHSENLAMAVIISKGVPQLSVCLSEEPEDHIKAATAWALGQIGRHTPEHARAVAVTNTLPVLLSLYMSAESSEDLQVKSKKAIKNILQKCTYLPALEPFLYDAPPNILKYVVGQFSKVLPHDSKARRLFVTSGGLKKVQEIKAEPGSLLQEYINSINNCYPEEIVRYYSPGYSDTLLQRVDSYQPVIN